A stretch of Anoplopoma fimbria isolate UVic2021 breed Golden Eagle Sablefish chromosome 4, Afim_UVic_2022, whole genome shotgun sequence DNA encodes these proteins:
- the LOC129090143 gene encoding thiosulfate sulfurtransferase/rhodanese-like domain-containing protein 2: MAADEALCSEFMDWELDTNTCDGLRQEKQLSASQRRCYSLCRRKSFGAFVASKRDDSQEEGSPSWCCCGQTFKEHSAVHKHTARTHDGEIRKLTQDTYERLLSRLEEEAETQQPDEREAEPVDISAWIPETGHVSEEQLQKGPGKVLLYYRYCQVEDPHVICAWQKALCEKLHLTGKVRVATEGINGTVGGTNTATDLYIDAMRSHPLFKMDKEDFKTSDGGAECFKDMRVGVYKEIVPMGMDPDVVSYQLAGVHLEPEEFHKEVQALLAEGDSCSDTILLDCRNFYESKIGQFTQCLAPSIRKFSYFPDYVDQNLELFRDKKVLMYCTGGIRCERGSAYLRSKDVCKEVYQLKGGIHKYLERFPEGFYRGKLFVFDERYAISSNDDVISDCRYCGCPWDRYELCSTEFCCQLVLSCSGCRLDGHNACCPTCQTKGQARSQAAHAAPHHKEECECTEGRPRIPQDV, encoded by the exons ATGGCAGCAGATGAGGCTCTTTGCTCAGAGTTCATGGACTGGGAACTTGACACTAACACATGTGATGGACTCAGACAGGAGAAGCAGCTGTCTGCCTCTCAGAGGAGGTGCTACAGCCTCTGCAGGAGGAAG TCATTTGGTGCCTTCGTGGCGTCCAAAAGGGACGACAGTCAAGAGGAAGGAAGCCCATCTTGGTGCTGCTGTGGCCAGACCTTCAAGGAACACTCTGCCGTTCACAAACACACGGCCAGGACTCATGATGGTGAAATACGGAAGCTCACACAGGACACATATGAGCGTTTGTTGAGCCGGCTGGAAGAAGAAGCTGAAACGCAGCAGCCAGACGAGCGTGAGGCCGAGCCGGTGGACATTTCTGCCTGGATACCTGAAACCGGTCACGTCTCTGAGGAGCAACTCCAGAA GGGTCCAGGCAAAGTTCTCCTCTATTATCGATACTGTCAGGTGGAGGATCCACATGTCATCTGCGCTTGGCAGAAAGCTTTGTGTGAGAAACTCCACTTAACTGGCAAG GTGAGGGTGGCGACTGAAGGCATCAATGGAACAGTTGGTGGCACCAACACGGCCACTGACCTTTACATCGACGCAATGCGTTCACACCCGCTCTTCAAGATGGATAAGGAGGATTTTAAG acgAGTGATGGCGGTGCAGAGTGTTTTAAAGACATGAGGGTCGGGGTCTATAAGGAAATCGTCCCAATGGGAATGGATCCTGATGTTGTTTCCTACCAGCTGGCAG GAGTTCATTTGGAGCCGGAGGAGTTTCATAAAGAAGTGCAGGCTCTGTTGGCTGAAGGGGATTCGTGCAGTGACACCATCCTCCTGGACTGCCGCAATTTTTACGAGAGTAAGATT GGCCAGTTTACTCAGTGTCTGGCCCCGAGCATCCGTAAGTTCAGCTACTTCCCGGACTACGTGGACCAGAACCTGGAGCTGTTCAGAGACAAGAAGGTCTTGATGTACTGCACAGGAGGGATCCGCTGTGAGCGCGGCTCTGCGTACCTCCGCTCCAAA GATGTGTGTAAAGAAGTTTACCAGCTGAAAGGTGGCATCCACAAGTATCTGGAGCGATTCCCAGAGGGTTTCTATCGAGGGaaactttttgtgtttgatgaacGCTACGCCATCTCCTCCAACGATGACGTCATCTCGG ACTGCAGGTACTGCGGCTGTCCCTGGGACCGGTACGAACTCTGCTCCACTGAGTTCTGCTGTCAGCTGGTTCTGTCCTGTTCTGGCTGCAGACTGGACGGACACAATGCCTGCTGCCCAACCTGCCAAACCAAAGGACAGGCTCGGAGCCAGGCGGCCCACGCTGCCCCGCACCACAAAGAGGAGTGCGAGTGCACTGAGGGACGTCCCAGAATTCCTCAGGATGTGTAG
- the LOC129090142 gene encoding nuclear cap-binding protein subunit 1: MSRRRHSDSENEGSQPHKRRRTSEPIEIEDRLESLICRVGEKSTSSLESNLEGLAGVLEADLPNYKNKILRILCAVARLLPEKLTVYTTLVGLLNARNYNFGGEFVEAMIRQLKETLKNNLYNEAVYLVRFLSDLVNCHVIAAPSMVAMFENFVSVTQEEDVPQVRSDWFVYVVLSCLPWVGKELYEKKDVEMDRLLSQIEGYLKGRVKTHVPMLQVWTAEKPHPQEEYLDCLWSQIQKLKKDRWQERHILRPYIAFDSVLCEALQHNLPPFTPPGHMPDAQYPMPRVVFRMFDYTDAPEGPVMPGSHSVERFVIEENLHCIINTHWKERKTCAAQLLSYPGKNKIPLNYHIVEVIFGELFQLPTAPHIDVMYTTLLIELCKLQPGSLPQVLAQATEMLYMRLDTMNTSCIDRLVNWFSHHLSNFQFRWSWDDWSDCLTMDLEKPKPKFVKEVLEKSMRLSYHQRMVDIVPATFSALIPAEPIFTYKYDDESGSSLPGYPASITVGNAIKNRASNEEILTILKEVPNPNQEDDDDEGESFNPLKIDVFLQSLLHLAAKSFSHSFSALGKFHEILKTLTDRDEGKLHILKVVYEVWINHPQMIAVLVDKLIRTQIVNCAAVANWLFSQDMAHEFTRLFVWEILHSTIRKMNKHVQKIQQELEEAKDKLDKQQHKKKDSGDDEEMDKNSEDEEGQLEEQIDRLQEKVESAQSEQKNLFLVIFQRFIMLLTEHLVRCETGSVDISTPWYKNCIERLQQVFLMHHVTIQQYMGTLENLLFTAELDPHILAVYQQFCALQL; encoded by the exons atgtccaGAAGACGGCACAGCGACAGCGAGAATGAGG GAAGTCAACCACATAAAAGGAGGAGAACGTCGGAGCCCATTGAAATTGAAGACCGCCTGGAGTCTCTGATATGTCGAGTGGGGGAGAAG AGTACATCGTCCCTGGAGAGCAACCTGGAGGGCCTAGCAGGCGTGTTGGAGGCCGACCTtccaaactacaaaaacaaaatcctgcGCATTCTATGTGCTGT CGCCCGCCTCCTGCCTGAGAAGCTGACCGTGTATACGACTCTAGTGGGCCTCTTGAACGCCAGGAACTACAACTTTGGGGGCGAGTTTGTGGAGGCGATGATCAGACAGCTCAAGGAGACGCTGAAAAACAACCTGTACAATGAAGCTGTTTACTTG gtgcGTTTTCTGTCTGACTTGGTCAACTGCCATGTGATCGCTGCTCCTTCAATGGTGGCCATGTTTGAAAACTTTGTCAGTGTTACTCAAGAGGAAGATGTACCTCAG GTCCGGTCCGACTGGTTCGTGTATGTGGTTCTGTCCTGTCTGCCCTGGGTCGGGAAGGAGCTCTACGAGAAGAAGGATGTCGAGATGGACCGACTGCTCAGCCAGATCGAAGGCTACCTAAA GGGCCGGGTAAAGACACACGTCCCCATGCTGCAGGTGTGGACAGCAGAGAAGCCCCACCCACAAGAGGag TACCTGGACTGCCTTTGGTCCCAGATCCAGAAGCTAAAGAAGGACCGCTGGCAGGAGCGCCACATCCTCCGCCCGTACATCGCCTTCGACAGCGTGCTGTGCGAGGCCCTGCAGCACAACCTGCCCCCCTTCACCCCGCCGGGCCACATGCCCGACGCCCAGTACCCCATGCCCCGGGTCGTCTTCCGCATGTTCGACTACACCGATGCCCCCGAG GGTCCCGTTATGCCCGGCAGCCATTCTGTGGAGAGATTTGTCATAGAAGAAAACCTGCACTGTATCATCAACACTCactggaaagagaggaaaacatg tGCTGCCCAGTTACTCAGCTACCCTGGGAAAAATAAGATCCCGCTCAACTATCACATCGTGGAG gtgaTCTTCGGAGAACTTTTCCAGCTGCCAACTGCTCCTCACATCGACGTCATGTACACGACGCTGCTTATTGAGCTCTGCAAACTGCAGCCGGGATCACTGCCACAAGTT TTGGCCCAAGCCACAGAGATGCTGTACATGAGACTGGACACCATGAACACCAGCTGCATAGACCG ACTAGTCAACTGGTTTTCTCATCACTTGAGCAACTTCCAGTTCCGATGGAGCTGGGATGACTG GTCTGACTGCCTGACCATGGATCTAGAGAAGCCCAAGCCCAAGTTTGTCAAAGAGGTTCTGGAGAAGAGTATGAG GCTTTCATACCATCAGCGCATGGTGGACATCGTCCCGGCAACCTTCTCAGCACTCATCCCAGCCGAACCCATCTTTACCTACAAATACGATGATGAGAGCGGCT CTTCGTTACCAGGTTACCCAGCATCCATCACTGTCGGAAACGCCATAAAGAACCGAGCATCCAACGAGGAGATCCTGACCATCCTCAAAGAAGTGCCCAACCCCAACCAAGAAGATGATGACG ACGAGGGAGAGAGCTTCAACCCTCTGAAGATCGACGTGTTCCTGCAGTCTCTGCTGCACCTGGCAGCCAAATCCTTCAGCCACTCCTTCAGTGCCCTCGGAAA GTTCCATGAGATCCTGAAGACCCTGACGGACCGCGACGAGGGGAAGCTGCACATCCTGAAGGTGGTTTATGAAGTGTGGATTAATCACCCGCAG ATGATCGCTGTGTTGGTGGACAAGCTGATTCGGACACAGATCGTGAACTGTGCCGCCGTGGCCAACTGGCTCTTCTCTCAGGATATGGCTCATGAGTTCACCAG ACTTTTCGTTTGGGAGATTCTGCACTCGACCATCCGAAAGATGAACAAGCACGTCCAGAAGATCCAGCAGGAGTTGGAGGAGGCCAAGGACAAACTGGACAAACAGCAGCATAAGAAG AAGGACAGCGGGGACGACGAGGAAATGGACAAGAACAGCGAGGACGAGGAGGGACAGTTGGAGGAGCAGATCGATCGGCTACAGGAGAAGGTGGAGTCGGCTCAGAGCGAACAGAAGAACCTCTTCCTCGTCATCTTCCAG CGTTTCATCATGTTGTTGACGGAGCACCTGGTTCGCTGTGAGACGGGCAGCGTGGACATCAGCACGCCGTGGTACAAGAACTGTATCGAGAGGCTGCAGCAGGTCTTTCTCATG CACCATGTGACCATCCAGCAGTACATGGGAACCCTGGAGAACCTGCTGTTCACCGCAGAGCTCGACCCCCACATCCTGGCCGTGTACCAGCAGTTCTGTGCCCTCCAGctctga